One genomic segment of Hordeum vulgare subsp. vulgare chromosome 2H, MorexV3_pseudomolecules_assembly, whole genome shotgun sequence includes these proteins:
- the LOC123426858 gene encoding mitochondrial uncoupling protein 3 encodes MSPRVAGDRRESESETLAKVSLSSVSAASAEVSTFPLDALKTRLQLHRSTCGGSGGGVLRVAGELVRDGGLYRGLSPAVLRHLFYTPLRIVGYEHLRSSLASRGREVGLLEKAIAGGASGVAAQVVASPADLIKIRMQADSRLLTQGIRPRYTGILDALTKITRAEGLLGLWKGVGPNAQRAFLVNMGELTCYDQAKHFIIRKQICDDNLYAHTLASVASGLSATTLSCPADVIKTRMMNQGLEAKALYRNSYDCLVKTVKNEGLTALWKGFLPTWARLGPWQFVFWVSYEKLRQASGISSF; translated from the exons ATGTCTCCCCGCGTCGCCGGCGACCGCcgcgagagcgagagcgagaccCTAGCCAAGGTCTCCCTGTCGTCGGTCTCGGCCGCATCAGCGGAGGTATCCACCTTCCCCCTCGACGCCCTCAAGACGCGCCTCCAGCTCCACCGCAGCACCTGtggtggcagcggcggcggcgtctTACGCGTGGCGGGCGAGCTCGTCCGCGACGGGGGGCTCTACCGGGGCCTCTCCCCCGCCGTCCTCCGGCACCTCTTCTACACCCCGCTCCGCATCGTCGGCTACGAGCACCTCCGGTCCTCCCTTGCCAGCAGGGGCCGGGAGGTGGGCCTCCTCGAGAAGGCGATTGCTGGGGGAGCCTCCGGCGTAGCCGCGCAG GTGGTGGCAAGTCCAGCTGATCTCATAAAGATAAGGATGCAAGCAGACAGCAGATTGTTGACCCAAGGCATCCGACCTCGGTATACAGGGATCTTAGACGCCTTGACGAAAATCACCCGCGCAGAAGGTCTGTTAGGACTTTGGAAGGGGGTTGGTCCTAATGCCCAGCGAGCATTCCTTGTCAACATGGGCGAGTTGACCTGCTATGACCAGGCAAAGCATTTCATCATTCGCAAGCAGATATGTGACGATAACCTGTATGCTCACACACTGGCCTCTGTTGCCTCCGGTCTGTCTGCGACTACATTGAGCTGCCCAGCAGATGTGATCAAAACCAGGATGATGAACCAGGGCCTGGAGGCGAAAGCTCTATACAGGAATTCTTACGATTGTTTGGTCAAGACCGTTAAAAATGAGGGCCTGACAGCATTGTGGAAGGGTTTCTTACCTACATGGGCCAGGCTTGGCCCATGGCAGTTTGTGTTCTGGGTTTCTTATGAAAAACTCCGACAGGCATCAGGTATTTCTTCCTTCTGA